The DNA segment AGCTTGACCTGAATAGCAGCATCTCCTTTAAGGCACTCGGGAAAAAGCTGCGAATTGCAAAAGAAACGGCCGGGTATCGCGTTAAGCAGCTTATGAAAACCGGGTACATCAAACAGTTCCTTACCA comes from the Candidatus Dependentiae bacterium genome and includes:
- a CDS encoding winged helix-turn-helix transcriptional regulator, which encodes MDRKILYELDLNSSISFKALGKKLRIAKETAGYRVKQLMKTGYIKQFLTTINISQLGFFYYKLFYKFHKTTPAIDREIGNGLV